From Brassica oleracea var. oleracea cultivar TO1000 chromosome C3, BOL, whole genome shotgun sequence, a single genomic window includes:
- the LOC106334531 gene encoding putative U-box domain-containing protein 46, which produces MEELTAANADTLRLELKKTMTEILDVGGVSEDRSETDGALVAVDEAVRILNRLREVESKMPDSDTSSSSPASLLEVPKEFKCMLSRTIMSEPVVIASGQTYEKRYIQQWLMYKVTCPKTKEVLSHRLWSPNHVIAELITQWCQVNKYDLPKPSDAPIGLFPDDIDLLLHRISSPSSVEDQTGAANELRRQTKRFADVTAFFVAEIPDSITRLLTPLSALGEAIDSNPGLQKNIITALLYISSLEENKTAVAQHPLAIPLLTKSLKQGTAKTRRNSANALWELSKLDSNKIIIGNLETLEALVHVIKEDHFTAAIGAAYAVFQLCFIPENRDKVVSEGLVPALINRIKERSYVYIYFALLSLMTIQKGVIEEMEDLGFVDDMCSILRNTSCSVTEENGVSIVLLRMCGLNTGDKDRERTRLKLIKEEEDKYSTFTKFATQGSQCAVAEAEAVLQWIKRSGTGEEP; this is translated from the exons ATGGAGGAATTGACGGCAGCAAACGCCGATACTCTGAGGCTGGAGTTAAAGAAGACGATGACGGAGATACTCGACGTCGGAGGCGTAAGCGAAGATCGCAGCGAGACTGACGGAGCCTTGGTAGCAGTTGACGAGGCGGTTAGAATCCTGAATCGTCTGAGGGAAGTTGAATCGAAGATGCCGGACTCTGATACTTCTTCGTCTTCTCCGGCTTCTTTGCTCGAAGTGCCGAAAGAGTTCAAGTGTATGCTCTCGCGTACGATCATGAGCGAACCTGTCGTCATTGCTTCTGGCCAG ACTTATGAAAAGAGATACATCCAACAGTGGCTGATGTATAAAGTGACATGTCCCAAGACCAAAGAAGTCCTCTCTCACCGTTTGTGGTCACCCAACCATGTGATCGCTGAGTTGATTACGCAATGGTGTCAAGTCAACAAGTACGATCTGCCAAAACCATCTGATGCACCCATTGGACTATTCCCTGATGACATTGACCTATTGCTTCACAGGATCTCCTCTCCCTCCTCAGTTGAAGACCAGACAGGAGCTGCGAACGAGCTGCGTCGTCAGACCAAGAGATTTGCCGATGTCACGGCCTTCTTTGTCGCTGAAATCCCTGATTCCATCACACGGTTGCTCACTCCGCTCTCTGCTTTGGGCGAGGCCATTGACTCGAACCCGGGCCTTCAGAAGAATATCATCACCGCATTGCTCTACATCTCGAGTCTTGAGGAGAACAAAACAGCAGTTGCTCAGCACCCTCTTGCGATCCCACTGCTTACAAAGTCACTGAAGCAGGGGACAGCTAAGACACGAAGAAACTCCGCAAATGCTTTATGGGAACTTTCAAAACTTGATTCTAACAAGATCATCATCGGGAACTTAGAGACACTGGAGGCTTTGGTACATGTTATCAAAGAGGATCATTTCACTGCCGCCATAGGTGCCGCTTATGCTGTTTTCCAACTCTGTTTCATACCGGAGAACAGGGACAAAGTCGTTTCAGAAGGTTTGGTTCCCGCGCTGATCAACAGGATTAAAGAACGAAGCTATGTGTATATCTACTTTGCTCTCTTGTCGCTTATGACTATACAAAAAGGGGTGATTGAAGAAATGGAGGATCTAGGGTTTGTCGATGATATGTGCAGTATCTTGAGGAATACGAGTTGCTCAGTGACTGAAGAGAACGGTGTATCGATCGTCCTCCTTCGCATGTGCGGTCTGAACACGGGTGACAAAGACAGAGAGAGGACTAGGCTGAAACTGATCAAAGAAGAGGAGGATAAATACTCGACATTTACAAAGTTTGCAACGCAAGGATCACAATGTGCAGTGGCAGAAGCAGAAGCGGTTTTGCAGTGGATCAAGAGGTCCGGTACAGGTGAAGAGCCATAA
- the LOC106334532 gene encoding disease resistance protein TAO1-like, which translates to MASSSCVSCGSLYDVFLSFRGEDVRKGFLSHVVKEFKSKGIETFIDNEMERGKSVGPTLVGAIRQSKVAIVLLSPNYASSSWCLDELVEIMKCREEGQQRVITVFYQVDPSDVRKQTGDFGQAFDETCVGKTEEVTHVWMQALKEVAGIAGYASSNWGSEADLINDLATNIMGLLALTPSNEFDDFVGIEPRVTEMKTMLSLQTKEVKVIGIWGPAGIGKTTAARVLYDQVSPKFQLSTFLENIKGSFERPCGSNDRQLKLRFQEKLLSQIFNQKDIVVGHLGVAPQKLSDKKVLVVLDEVDSWWQLEEMAKREWFGPGSMVIITTEDRKLLKALGLEANQIYEMKLSLDLVIDINIEAHNETEEGKESGRDEDAEMRSRKRMRFGNSIIWRLKA; encoded by the exons ATGGCTTCTTCATCATGTGTGTCTTGCGGTTCGTTGTATGACGTCTTCCTGAGCTTCCGTGGAGAAGACGTGCGCAAAGGGTTTCTTAGCCACGTTGTGAAAGAGTTCAAAAGCAAGGGGATCGAAACGTTCATTGATAACGAGATGGAGCGTGGCAAATCTGTCGGTCCCACGCTTGTAGGAGCGATCAGACAATCAAAGGTCGCCATTGTTTTGCTCTCCCCTAACTACGCTTCTTCAAGCTGGTGTTTGGATGAGTTAGTGGAGATCATGAAGTGCAGGGAGGAGGGTCAACAAAGAGTGATAACCGTTTTCTACCAAGTGGATCCATCAGATGTTAGGAAGCAGACCGGAGATTTCGGACAAGCTTTCGATGAGACCTGTGTGGGGAAAACAGAAGAGGTGACGCATGTATGGATGCAAGCTCTGAAGGAAGTCGCGGGTATAGCTGGTTATGCCTCTAGCAACTG GGGGAGTGAAGCTGATTTGATCAACGACCTTGCCACAAATATTATGGGTTTGTTGGCTTTGACACCATCAAATGAGTTCGATGACTTTGTTGGCATAGAACCTCGTGTCACGGAGATGAAAACGATGTTGAGCCTACAAACAAAAGAAGTTAAGGTGATTGGGATTTGGGGTCCTGCCGGGATTGGTAAGACGACCGCCGCCAGAGTTTTATACGACCAAGTCTCTCCTAAATTTCAGCTCAGCACGTTTTTGGAGAATATCAAAGGAAGTTTTGAGAGGCCTTGTGGTAGTAACGACCGTCAGTTGAAGTTGAGGTTTCAGGAAAAGTTGTTGTCTCAAATTTTCAACCAAAAGGATATCGTGGTTGGTCACTTGGGAGTGGCTCCACAAAAGCTGAGTGACAAAAAAGTGTTGGTTGTTCTTGATGAAGTGGATAGCTGGTGGCAACTAGAGGAAATGGCAAAAAGAGAATGGTTTGGTCCCGGAAGTATGGTTATCATTACAACCGAAGATAGAAAACTTCTCAAAGCACTTGGACTCGAGGCCAATCAAATCTACGAGATGAAACTTTCCTTGGATTTGG TAATCGACATAAACATAGAAGCACACAATGAAACTGAAGAAGGAAAAGAATCAGGACGTGATGAGGATGCAGAGATGAGGAGCAGGAAAAGAATGAG GTTTGGGAACTCGATCATCTGGCGATTAAAAGCTTAA